DNA sequence from the Colletotrichum higginsianum IMI 349063 chromosome 10, whole genome shotgun sequence genome:
AAATCAAGCCCGAATCCACCTCAACACTATTCAGAACGGAGTTTAGTGCGTCGTTCAAGCTTGGAGAGTCCAAGAGCTGCGTAACGTCGAATTGTGCGTCGTCGAAGACAGGAAGTAGTGCGTCGTTTGAAGCCGACTCTCCGTAAAGCTCCATACTCGGAAGGGCATCCTCGTCTGTTAAAAGTGTGTCAAAGCGATCATCGTCATTGTTGACGTCTTGAACGCCAGGAAGACTGGACCCCGGAATCCCACTATCGCCCATGTGGGGGCTAGCGAGCCAGAGACAACCGGCTAGATCACCAGTTGACGTATCATGGTCAACATTCTCCGGGAGAGTCCCAGCTGAATCTAGGGCTGTTGACCCAGAATTCGAGCTTGGTCTCTCGAACCTGTGGCCACTGGAGACATGTATCTGCCTGCTTGGCCCCTGATCCTCGAACTCTCCCGGGGTCCATATCTTGAATACTTCGAGGTCGCAAGCCAGGTGAGTCTTTAAGCACTGTGAACATTTCGGGCGTTTTTTTGTCACACTATACATTTCGTTAGTCTAGGCTGTTATTTTGGTGTATCAAGTAAGCATGGTGACAGTGTCGTCAACCATTGGCGGTGCACTCCGCAAGGTGAGACGTACTCTTCGCTTCTTCCGAACGCATTGCGCGCATGCACCTCTAGTACGTTTGCTATGCCTGGTCGGCATGACTAGCAAATAAAACGAGAACGATGACGTTTCTAGTAGACGTTCTGCCTAGTTTTAGGCGGGAGGAGGTTGACGACAAAAGGACTGGGGTACAATTGTGGAGAGAGAAGTTGATGTTGCGATGCCATCGGGACCGGACCAACCGAGGATCCGAAGGTCACAGGAGTCACCACGTGATTTACCTCCTTCATAAAGGTCACTTACACCTCAAGCCCGTTTGGTACCTCGCTCGCAATAGACTCTCTTTCTCCGAAACCCTAGTTATCAACATGTGTTAACCATTCGTTACTGCCGTTCGAACGGTGCTCCTGTGAAACCAACAGTTTAACTTAGCCTAGAAGGCCTGGGAGCCTTGGTACTGGCCCCTGTCTCTATCAGCTACGAAGTGGAGTTGTTTGGGGCAGATCTTCTGGTTGTTGCTGTTCtgcggaggaggggaaagCTAGATGGACGGCATAAATTATAATGTATGGATCGTCATGCCCCCAGCGCGTCCGGGCCCATCAGGCGTGCCTGAGTCATCCCGGTCTTCATCGGGGCGTTCCGGTCATATCAGTGTTCCAGCCCGACTCATAATATCTTCATTCACTTAGCTATATAGATCACAGCAGACCTTTTCATTTGTGTAATTAGTCATAGAGACAGGGATCTTTAATAAGTACGAATCTTGCGTCCCATGCTCACAACAGTATGCCAGTAGCCAACCTTCATTGTTTTCTGTAGTGGCAGTGAGAACATGTTGTTGAAGCCGGGTGAGAGAGGCTGGTTGAAGCTGAAACTCTAACTTAGAAGCAGTCATCCACCTCGCAATATTTCAGATGCGCTGTGCGAGTTGAGGCTATTTCGTCCTCGATTTGGCGCTCTTTGCGCGTGATTATTGGAATATCCCAGTTGAATTCAGTAAAGCCTTAAGCTAAAAATGGATTGTCTTTCTATAAGATGCATATTTAGAAGCTCTTCTAGCAATGAACTTCTTTGGATTATTCTACTTTTGGTAAGACTCCTTCTTTTTCTATTCAGTCTTTGACAATTAATTTATCTTAGAAGATTTAGTTCTAGATCTGTATTCTTATCTATCTCTATATTTATAAATGCTGTCTAATGTTATCTCTTGCATTAGAAAATCCTAGCTTACCTCTGTACATGTACACAAGACCTCTTTTCAAACCTAAAGATTATCAGCCTTGTTTAAACTTAGCTATTAATCCTAAAGCTGCTACCTTGCCAAGACGTTCAAGGCTACTAGCAGCAAGAATTTCCAGGACGCTAATTTCTAGCCCAAAGGCAACCTTCCACCAGCGTCGCAACTCAATCGCCATGAGCGAATCCAGTCCGAGCTGCTGTAGCGTCAAGGACGTGTCCACCTCCGCATCATCTTTAAGCATCAAATCGTACACTTTGGAACCGATCTCCTTGGCTAGAAACTCGGCGCTCTCGGTTGTGGTGAGCAAAGCCGGGCTGTCTGCCGCGGCCGCTAGGAATTTCGTCAACTCGCCCGAGGACTTTTTCTGTCCGGAGTCGTGGCCCAACTCGGCACTGTCCCTAAAGTTGTGGTAGAATCCCATTCGACGATCTCGGCGCCAGTTTGTGCGCGTGTTAGGGTCGTTCAAGTCTTCCTCGGATCGAAGGCCCATGATGACCTGGCCAGTGCTGACCCAAGGCTTCTGCCACCCTGactcgtccttctcctcgcgactctcatgggcggcggcagcggttgTCGGGCAACGTGGTGGTCTCGTTCTgaccgacgccggcgacagCTTGATTGCGAGTTCCAAGAAGTCGAGCAGCTCCGGTTCGCGGAGGAAGTACAACCCCTGGGCCTTCATGTTCTTCCGCGCGAACTGGTTTTCAGCCACAaagccgacgccgtcaaTCGGGCAGATGTTGAGTATAGACGCcggaaggccgaggccgcggcggtACTGCGTAAAGGCCTCGAGGAACGTGTTGGCGGCGCTGTAGTTGCCCTGGCCCGGCTGCTCCACCACGGTGACTAAAGAGCTGGCCATAACGAAGAAGTCAAGCGGCGTCTTCTTGAAGGCTTCATGCAGGGCCCATGCTCCGCCGATCTTGGGGTTGTTGGCGGCAAGCCAGTCGTCGTAGGCCATACTGGCAATGGGCGCGTCGCGCAGCACCATAGCAAGGTGAAGGACGCCCCTGATGGGGTGGGGCGAGAAGGATATGGCCTTTTGCACGTCGGCGGGCGACTCGGCGTGGCCTGCGACACAGACGACTGAAcagcccgccgcctcgagtTCGGCTATGAGCGCCCGGTCTTTGGGCTTTTGGCCCGCGGTCcgagagaggaagacgagtgACTTTGCGCCACGCTCGACGAGCCAGGTCGCAATGGGGACACCGAGACCCCCTAGACCGCCGGTGATGAGATACGAAGCTTTGTCTTCCATACTAAGCGGTGGCGATTCCGGCGTGCTTTCGAGTTGCGAGCCGATGTGTTCCGGCATCATGACGACGGCCTTTCCAATGTGGCTGCTTTCCTGAACCCACCGGAAAGCGTCCTGGACGTTGCTGGCCTCGAAAGTCGACATAGGGTTCAGCGGCTTGATGGCGCCAGCCTTGAGCAACTCGGTGCATCTTTTCAGCAGTCTGCAGAAAGATGAGAAAGTCAGCATAGATACCATGTTACGGTGTATGGATATAGGGTGTAGACATGTCACAGGGCTATGACACCTACCCTCTAGCTCTTTGCGGACGCTCCTGGCACATCAGAGTCAGGTCAACGCAGCAGTACGATCTGTTGGCTAAGAAGTGGCGCATGTTGAGGCTTCCCTCCTCAATGATGTCTCGCTTGCCGAGCTCAATCATCTTTCCAAAGGTAGCTACGCACTCCCAAGACGCGTGGAGGAGTTCTCCCGAGACCGAGTTGAGGACAACGTCAACGCCGCGTCCActcgtcgccttcttcagTCCCACGGCAAAGGAAGCGTCACGAGAGTTGAAGATGTGGTCTCGTGCAATACCGAAAGTCTCGACAAGATACTGGGCCTTGGCTTCGCTGCCGACGGTGGCGTAGATCTGTATTGATCGAGTGTCAGATGCCGCATATGCCACGTAGCTGAGAgtgtgggagagggagggtgAAATCGATTGagagcgcgcgcgcgcgagagagagagaggggggggggggcatttTGGGATTCACATctcagcaacaacaaccaacTCCTGTTGCTTACCTCTGCGCCAATAAACTGGCACAATTGGATGGCAGCGTGACCAACTCCATCGGTTGCTGCGTGGATGAGAACGGACTATATGGGTTTGGAAGAACGCCTGTTAGCATATCGACGGCGTTTACAAACTCGCCCGTTGTGTGTCTTGTTGCACAGAGACAGACATAGACACATGCCACGGCTTTTGCTTGCTTACCTGTCCCTTTTCCAGTTGGCCGATGTTGATTAGACTCTCTATAACCGTGCTGAAGACGACGGGAATCGTGGCAGCTTCGGCAAAAGTGATATCATCACTGATcctctcgacgaggtcggccggCGTGGTGATGACTGTTTGGAAGCaggacgtcggcggcatggCCATGACCCTGTCCCCAACAGCCAGCCCAGTTATGTTGCGTCCAATGCCGGTCACCACACCTGCAATCTCGAGGCCCAAGGGGACCGTCGTCTCCCCGCCGGAAGGCCTCAAAACACCCATGGCGAATAGAACATCTTTGAAGTTTAGGCCAACCGCACGGGTATCAATAACAACCTCATCATCCCCAAGGCCGGACGCGTCGGGCTGGGCCACCTCTTTGCTGACCCAGACAAGGTTCTCGAGTGAACCGGCGTGCTTGGTTTGCAGACTTGTCGTCATCGAAACCACCCGAGACCCGGCTTCGGCTGGGTGCTTGGTAGAGATCTGGCGGAGCTCCTCCATGAGGGAGAAAGGCTGGTAGCGGCCAACCttgatgacgccgtcgtcaaTGACATATTCCATGTCGGACGCGAGCAGACCATTATTGGTGGCATCGGCATCATTTCGTATCTTGCACAGAACCTTACTCAGCAGTTCTGTCGACTTGGCCTCGGCTGCTTTGGCAACTTCCAGGGTATAAAAAGGTACCTTGGACTCTGCGCGGACGGAGCGCGccacgccgagggcctgcgcCGATCTTGGATCCTTGCAGTTTACCTGTGCAGGTTTGGTGACCCAGAGAATGTTCCCGGCCTCGTGCTTCTGCAGTATCTTCTGGAAGGCGTCCCATCGTTCCGCCGTGATGTcttggaagaagaaggattCCACGTCGAGCAGCGAGACGACGTCACGGTCGTGAGGGATGGCGGCATCTTCGCTCAGCGTGAAAACGGACACCTGGAAACCGTCCCGTTCGAGCTGGGCCACCACGCCCTTTGCAAGGGAGCTGGTTCGGTCAACTACCAAGACGGTTACCTCGGGGTGGCGGTTACTACTCCCCGCGCTCTTGGTCCCTTTTTCAATTGTTCTGGCTGCAAACTCAGATgcggcggtggaggcggcggggtCATTtccgccgctgctgcccaCACCCACCGGCTTGGTgctgacgatggcggcgcagtACTGGTAcggctcctcgtcgtcgaggacggccgtgTCGACACCCGAGAAGCCGCATgccttgagctcgtcgtcccACCTCTCGAGGCTGATGTACGGCTCCAGGGGCCGGCCGTCATCCTGGCCGAGCCACCAGCCGGCAAAGGTACCGAAGCTGTAGTTGGGCGTGCGGACCAGCGCACAGAGCTCCGTCATGACGAGCATTCCACCGGGCCGCAGAAAGGGGTAGAGGTTCCCGAGCGTGTCCCGGATGCTCTTGGTGGCGTGGATGACGTTGGGCGCGAGAATGATGTCGTACGAGTCGGGCTCGAACCCGCCCTGCTCGAAAGGTGGGCGGCTGATGTCCAGGGCCTTGAACTCCATGTTCGGGGCGTAGGCGAAGCGCTCGCGGGCCTGCGGGAAGAAGCCTGCAGAGATGTCGGTGAAGGTATACGTGTCGTATGCCGGAAGCCCGCCCGGCCGGATGATGTGGCGGAGGATCATCTCCGTTGTGCcaccggtgccgccgccgatctCGAGGATTCGGCAGTTGGGTCGCGCATTGGAAAAGAGCTTGAAGAAGTCGCCCTTGCCATAGCTGATGCAGTCGTATACCCGGGTCAGCAGGTTGCCCTGCAtgaggaggtcgaggggaTCAGTTCGGCCGACAAACACATCCCGGACGATGTCAAACACGCGCTTTGTGCAGAGTGCCAGGGCGCCCTTGGGCGAGTCCTTGGCCAAGACCCGGCAGAGATGGTCAATCATGACACGTCGGTCGGCTGAAGGAAGTGAGACCAGCGTCTTTACGTCTTCAGCTCCGAGAACCGGATACGTGCCGTTCTCGGCCCGGTTGATCTCCACGGCAAGCCAGTCGCGGAACTTGTCAAAGTGCCAGTTGCAGGCCTCAAGCCCGTGGACCGCAGGACCGCTCTCGAGGATGCAGAGCAGGGTCATCTTCTCCTGGAGGATTGTGTCCTCTTGGATGGACAAAGGCGGGGTGAAGAGCGTAGCGTGATCTACCATGTCGAACAGGGGAACCCATTCAAGGCGGGCTGCCGCGTGGGACTCTTGTAACAACAAAGACGTcgtgttgttgctgccgccgccgccgtcgttgtcgaccTGCTTCAGCTCGAGACcacggagacggaggacaACATTGCCACCAGACGTGATCTCCACACCGACTTCGTTCTCGCCGCCCCGAGGGGGTGCCCAGGAAAAAGCGTCCATAACTGGAGAGCCACGGAACACGGTCAGTTCCTTGATCGTAGTGGGCATCTTCAGAGGGCCGAAGCGACGACCAACGCCCTGTACCATAGCGACAAGGATCAACTGCagggcgacgtcgatgatgacggggTGCAGAGGGAAAGCCGGGTCGGCCGCCCGGTTCTCGCCTGcttggacgacggcggtggccaCGTTGTTCGTTACGGACGAGGCGATGTCGGTCAGCGACTGGAACTCGGGGCCGTAGACGATGCCTATGTTGTCCATGTTCTCATACCACTGACTCTTGCCGACACGGCGGACCATGGTCTCAGGATCCGGTCTCGGGGAAGCAACCGGAGGCTGCTCGGTGCATGCCCTGACCTGGCCGTCGCAGTGCTTGGTCCAGCCGACACCGTTGTAAGCCACGATGCAGAACTCGAACCAGCTGGAGTCGGTCGTTTTGGTCAGCCTCCGGGGCCTCAGCGACGTCACgatctcgacctcctcgtccgacaGCATCATGGCCGAGTGCACCGAGGCGTCCCGCACCTGGTACCCGGACTCGATCCCGGTATGCTGccggacggcctcgccggccatGGCGAGATAGCCGGCAAAggggaagacggcgtcggtACGAATCTTGTGATGCGCAAGCCACGGCTCGCCGACCAGGGTCAACTTGTTGCGCCAGAGGGGCTCAAGCGGCGAGCTTTCGTGGATGCGCAAGCCCAGCAACGGGTGGTGGCCGACCTGCCGCATGCGCAACTCCTTGGACAAGCGGGACTCGTACCAGAACGAACCCCCGCTGTGGTCCCAGGGGTAGCGAGGCAGGTTCGTAAGCACCGACCGCGGTCCCGAGGCCACGATGGCCGCGGACCAATCGGCGCTGACGTTGTTCTGGTAGAGCTGGCCGAGCGCGGCGAGCATGGTGTGTCGGGCGTCCCGCCCGCGGATCAGAACCGAGACGTAGCGGCAACCTTCATCACGGCccagcccggcgccggcgccgacgatctGGCGCAGGGGGCCGGCGAGCGCCGAGTGCgggccgacctcgaggaagacggcgctgCCGGGCTGCTGTTCTGCGAGGAACGTCTGCACGGCTCCACTGAATCGAACCCGAGAAACCAGGTTAGAAACCCAATAAGACGGCCCGAGTTCGCTGGGGGAGGTGATGACCGAGTTGGTGACGGAGGAGAACATGGGAAGAAGCGCGACGCCGGAtggcttcttctcgcccttGCCCCGTGTGACTACTGCTGGCAAGCTCTGCAAAAGAAGCTGCTCGTACAAGTCGGCAATATGTTCCATGTGCTGCGAATGGTAGGCCATGTCGACCTTGAGCCGCCTGGCCAACGTGTCCGGCCTGTCGCGTTGGATCCGGTCGAGgaccttgtcgaggacgtcgacgtctCCCGACAGCGTGACGCTTTGCGGGCTGTTGTCGCAGGCGATGACGACCTTTTCCAGCCCGCTAATGTACGGGGCGACCTGGTCCACGCCGAGACCGACGGCGCCCATGCCTCCCCCCATCGACGTACACGATGTCACGTAGCCTCTGTAGTAGGCCGagacgatggcctcgtccagTGACATCAGGTTGGCGGCGTATGCTGCTGCGATCTCTCCGCTCGAGTGACCAACAACGGCATCCGGGCGTATGCCGGCGCGCCGCAGGTAGTTGACCATGGCTATCTGGAGGGCAGTGCAGATGGGCTGCGAGAGAGCAGCCGTGTGAAGCTTGCTCGATTCTTGAGGGGCCATGAGTTCATCTGTGAGAAGAAGGCAGAGTTGGATACGTCAGTCAGAAAGCCTAAGAAAAGTTCAACCtcgtctctgtctctctctctctctctctttcagtCACTCTCTGAGAGGGTTACATCGTTTCACGTccagcctctctctccttcaaaacacacacaccgcGAAGACAAACAGAATGAAGCTTACCTTCAATGTTCCAAGTCGGGGTTGCGGCAGACCCTTCAAACTTTTGTCCATGGCCGACAAGTCCCTCTTGAAGCCCTCGTCTGTTTGTACCAGCTCCTTGCCCATGTTAGGCCACTGGGCCCCCTGGCCTGTGAAGATCATGAGGAGCTTGGGCTTCGCGTTAGGAGCCTTGATTACGGACGAAGTCTCCAAGATTCTGCCGTCGGCAGAGGCCACCATGAACGCCCGTTGCGGCAGGTGATCTCGGTGCAATGCGAGGGTGTACGCAGCGTCATCGACCACCGCGGGGTGTTGGCTCAGGTACTGTTGAATGTTCTCCACCGCCGTCTTGGCCGACCTGGCCGTGTTGGCAGAGGCGAGCAGGAGTCGCGGCCCGTTGGGACGAACAGAAGGAATGGTTGTAGTCTGAAGCCCGATCGCCGGAGGAGCTTCCAAGATGACCTGTGTGTGGataaagaagaagaatagTAAGCATCCATATCATATCACAGCCCACAGCCTCCATCTCTCGTCTTCGTTTTCGTTTCCTTGTCATCGACTCGACGCGAGGGTGTAGATAACTATAGCACTTACATGAGCATTGGAACCGCCGATGCCAAACGAGTTGACACTGATGCGACGATCACGATCAGCCGGCCAGGCCACTGGTTTCGTGGGTACTACGAGCTTCTTGTCTTCAAAAGGTACTGCCACGATTTGTTAGAGAGCCGCGTTTCTTTTGACGGGTATATGTATATGTCTTTAGCGTGTAGCAAAATcactctttctctctctttcctaAAGCCATACGAGAGTGGCGCAATCACACACGCAGACTTACTTTTGGGGTTGGGCGTAGAAAATTTGATGTTTGGAGGAATCGTATTGTTTTCTAAAGCCAACACGGCCTTGATCAAGCTCGTCAAGCCAGAGGCTCCCTCGGAATGGCCAACATTTGGTTTGACCTATATATCAGAGGCAAGAGAAGTGAATGAGTCAGTTGATCAGAATTAGAATCGCGTGAGTGCCCACGTAAGAGTCGTACAGAAAAGCTTGACTTTTTTACGGCGACATCATCTGTCTGTCATGTCGTGTAATTGTAGGCACAGGCCTGTGAGTGTTCGGGTTCTCACTTACAGATCCAATATACACTCCGTGTTCTCCAAAAACATTACCGACTGCATTTGTCTCCAAGGGGTCACCTGTAGGGGTTCCTGTACCGTGGCACTACAGTAGATCATCAACGTAAGCAcatcttttctttctctctctacctTCACAAAAACATTGGCGCTCGAGTTGGGTCGCCCCCCGGCCTCCGAGCACATATAGGCACATTTGACTTACTTCGACAAAGGCAGTCTTGCTGGGGTCCAGCCCGGCGTCTAGATAAACCTTGCGCATCAAGGCCTCATGCATAGCGCTGTTGGGTGTCAGCAGCGTCGAACTGTTGCCGTCGCTGTTTGTTCCCGAAGCGCGAATAATTGCTCGGATGGGGTTGTTGTCCCGGATGGCATCGTCCAGCAGCTTGATGTACACGGCGTTGATGGCTTCTCCGCGGCCGTACCcgtcggccgcggcgtcaAACGTCTTGCAAGATCCCTCCGGGGAGAGCATGCCTTCTTCCGTCATGGCGGCTGTCGTGGTTGGACCCATGATCAGATTCacaccgccgacgatggcgccgacaCAGTCGCCATTCTGCAGTGCGCGACAGGCTTCGTGAAGGCCTACAAGCGATGCCGAGCAGCCTGTCTTGATGACCATGCTTCAAAGAACACAGGCCACACTGTTAGTGTTTGCTATGATTCGCGCTGTGTGAATACAAAGAAGAGCGGATGTAGAATGGTCTCCCATATGACATGGGGGCCCTACAGAGTCACTCACCTTGGCCCTTTCAAGTCATACTCATACGATGCGCGGTTGGCAATCATGAGATCTCCATGGCCGGTTAACAGGTAGCCTCCGGCGTGCTGTTGTTCGCGTGCCGCCATCTGCAACCAATCTTCGCTAAAAGTCCCCACGTAGCATCCCACCGCTTTACCACGGTAGTTGACCTCGCCGGCATTCTCGAGTGCTTGGCGAACGACCTCGAGGAACTGGCGCTGCTGTGGATTGCACCTCTCGAGTTCTTTCTGGCTCATCGAGAACAGGCTCGTGTCGAGAGATCCCAGGTCTTTATTGACAAAGTAGCCACACTGCGTCTCGATGGCACCTTTCTTCCCTAGAGTATTGGCAAATCCCTGGTGGTTGTATTTGGACTCGGGCACGTGGCTCTGGAGGTCCTTTCCGTTGACAAGGACCTCCCAGAATGCATTGGTATCCCGAACGCCTTGGGGCAGACGCAGCCCAATGCTACAAATGGCGACTATTGGGGCGTGCTGAGACTGTCTGCGAATTCTAGTCATCGTCTGAAATGTGAAAGAGGGGAATTTGGAGTAGAGTCTGGGTACTGGTTAGACAGAGAGGGGGGTAGGGTTAAGGGTTGCTGTATAATGTAtggaggtggtggcgggGGTACTAATAAGAAGGAAAAGCTTCTAATTAGAGTTGACAGTTAAATTCTAGACTCGACTTTGGCTGAAAGTATGATTCGAAATCTTGACAGAAGAGGTACTTGTACTCGCTTATATATCTCATAGAGACATGTCTCTTGAATAAGTAACGTTGATGGTGCTTATACTTTGCTATAACCTGCTGAACTGCTTTACATCTGCCCGGGTTTCCTGAAATCTCTAGACATCTAGTGGGTGATTTTGTCTGTGGTTACTCTCTTCCCAAACTTCAACTCGCCAAAATGACAAGAGAGTGTCCGTGTGGTATATACAGGCGCTTGTGTTAGGTCTCTTGGGTTTCCAGCACGCGATAGACTTTGGCGACTCGCTCTATCCCCTACTCCTGGTACGTCTGGACTGGGTCGCTGGACTGCTCCTCGGATAGCTGTGGGATCAAAGGGCTGGTGAAAGGCTTCATGGGCGTGTTGAGTACCGGTCGGTATCCGAGCAGGACGCTGTACTTGTCGAGCTTGGCCTGGTCGCCTGGAGCGCCAATGACGCGGTGGAAGCCGGAATGGAGCACCTCGTTGGtcaggacggcgagggcgtcgctgatgttgacgatgacgtGGCTATTGACGGGCTCGACCCAGCACTAGTCGGCCTCGTTGTGATTGCCTGTGGCTGGGTTGGGGTTTGGAttcgtgctgctgctgtcgggCTCTAAGATCTGCAGGCCACTGACCTAAGTGAAAAGCATGGCGATGCTGACTGAGTTACGGTGAGGAGGGAATTTGGCCGCGTTTGGATTGTCTCCTGGTGCTGTGGCAGGATATTGCAGTACGCGGAGGAAGTTATATGACGGGTCCTCGCGTCGGTGCAGCGACATCAGGGCCCCGGGCTCAAGCTGCAGCTGGGTCTCGAGAGTACGCAGCATTACATGACAGACCTCGTTTTTCTGCGTAAGGAGCGAGGAGAATAGGTTGCGGTGATCCTTGAGTTAATGAGGAAGCTGGAATATGGATTGTTTATTTATGACAAGTTCGTAGAACGGGATCtaagaaaaggaaaaaaggtCTCTT
Encoded proteins:
- a CDS encoding KR domain-containing protein, whose translation is MTRIRRQSQHAPIVAICSIGLRLPQGVRDTNAFWEVLVNGKDLQSHVPESKYNHQGFANTLGKKGAIETQCGYFVNKDLGSLDTSLFSMSQKELERCNPQQRQFLEVVRQALENAGEVNYRGKAVGCYVGTFSEDWLQMAAREQQHAGGYLLTGHGDLMIANRASYEYDLKGPSMVIKTGCSASLVGLHEACRALQNGDCVGAIVGGVNLIMGPTTTAAMTEEGMLSPEGSCKTFDAAADGYGRGEAINAVYIKLLDDAIRDNNPIRAIIRASGTNSDGNSSTLLTPNSAMHEALMRKVYLDAGLDPSKTAFVEVKPNVGHSEGASGLTSLIKAVLALENNTIPPNIKFSTPNPKIPFEDKKLVVPTKPVAWPADRDRRISVNSFGIGGSNAHVILEAPPAIGLQTTTIPSVRPNGPRLLLASANTARSAKTAVENIQQYLSQHPAVVDDAAYTLALHRDHLPQRAFMVASADGRILETSSVIKAPNAKPKLLMIFTGQGAQWPNMGKELVQTDEGFKRDLSAMDKSLKGLPQPRLGTLKIAMVNYLRRAGIRPDAVVGHSSGEIAAAYAANLMSLDEAIVSAYYRGYVTSCTSMGGGMGAVGLGVDQVAPYISGLEKVVIACDNSPQSVTLSGDVDVLDKVLDRIQRDRPDTLARRLKVDMAYHSQHMEHIADLYEQLLLQSLPAVVTRGKGEKKPSGVALLPMFSSVTNSVITSPSELGPSYWVSNLVSRVRFSGAVQTFLAEQQPGSAVFLEVGPHSALAGPLRQIVGAGAGLGRDEGCRYVSVLIRGRDARHTMLAALGQLYQNNVSADWSAAIVASGPRSVLTNLPRYPWDHSGGSFWYESRLSKELRMRQVGHHPLLGLRIHESSPLEPLWRNKLTLVGEPWLAHHKIRTDAVFPFAGYLAMAGEAVRQHTGIESGYQVRDASVHSAMMLSDEEVEIVTSLRPRRLTKTTDSSWFEFCIVAYNGVGWTKHCDGQVRACTEQPPVASPRPDPETMVRRVGKSQWYENMDNIGIVYGPEFQSLTDIASSVTNNVATAVVQAGENRAADPAFPLHPVIIDVALQLILVAMVQGVGRRFGPLKMPTTIKELTVFRGSPVMDAFSWAPPRGGENEVGVEITSGGNVVLRLRGLELKQVDNDGGGGSNNTTSLLLQESHAAARLEWVPLFDMVDHATLFTPPLSIQEDTILQEKMTLLCILESGPAVHGLEACNWHFDKFRDWLAVEINRAENGTYPVLGAEDVKTLVSLPSADRRVMIDHLCRVLAKDSPKGALALCTKRVFDIVRDVFVGRTDPLDLLMQGNLLTRVYDCISYGKGDFFKLFSNARPNCRILEIGGGTGGTTEMILRHIIRPGGLPAYDTYTFTDISAGFFPQARERFAYAPNMEFKALDISRPPFEQGGFEPDSYDIILAPNVIHATKSIRDTLGNLYPFLRPGGMLVMTELCALVRTPNYSFGTFAGWWLGQDDGRPLEPYISLERWDDELKACGFSGVDTAVLDDEEPYQYCAAIVSTKPVGVGSSGGNDPAASTAASEFAARTIEKGTKSAGSSNRHPEVTVLVVDRTSSLAKGVVAQLERDGFQVSVFTLSEDAAIPHDRDVVSLLDVESFFFQDITAERWDAFQKILQKHEAGNILWVTKPAQVNCKDPRSAQALGVARSVRAESKVPFYTLEVAKAAEAKSTELLSKVLCKIRNDADATNNGLLASDMEYVIDDGVIKVGRYQPFSLMEELRQISTKHPAEAGSRVVSMTTSLQTKHAGSLENLVWVSKEVAQPDASGLGDDEVVIDTRAVGLNFKDVLFAMGVLRPSGGETTVPLGLEIAGVVTGIGRNITGLAVGDRVMAMPPTSCFQTVITTPADLVERISDDITFAEAATIPVVFSTVIESLINIGQLEKGQSVLIHAATDGVGHAAIQLCQFIGAEIYATVGSEAKAQYLVETFGIARDHIFNSRDASFAVGLKKATSGRGVDVVLNSVSGELLHASWECVATFGKMIELGKRDIIEEGSLNMRHFLANRSYCCVDLTLMCQERPQRARGLLKRCTELLKAGAIKPLNPMSTFEASNVQDAFRWVQESSHIGKAVVMMPEHIGSQLESTPESPPLSMEDKASYLITGGLGGLGVPIATWLVERGAKSLVFLSRTAGQKPKDRALIAELEAAGCSVVCVAGHAESPADVQKAISFSPHPIRGVLHLAMVLRDAPIASMAYDDWLAANNPKIGGAWALHEAFKKTPLDFFVMASSLVTVVEQPGQGNYSAANTFLEAFTQYRRGLGLPASILNICPIDGVGFVAENQFARKNMKAQGLYFLREPELLDFLELAIKLSPASVRTRPPRCPTTAAAAHESREEKDESGWQKPWVSTGQVIMGLRSEEDLNDPNTRTNWRRDRRMGFYHNFRDSAELGHDSGQKKSSGELTKFLAAAADSPALLTTTESAEFLAKEIGSKVYDLMLKDDAEVDTSLTLQQLGLDSLMAIELRRWWKVAFGLEISVLEILAASSLERLGKVAALGLIAKFKQG
- a CDS encoding Oxidoreductase, with the translated sequence MSSPIPFPNGLPMIDLPRVSLSNLLRHDEKELDKLFDICLSTSFFYLNLQDCPKGEQLWNQAVKVCNLGKATLPVLDIETKLSYKSRETTGVFDLGYKCPSISKNSEPKFSKAFNKNEVCHVMLRTLETQLQLEPGALMSLHRREDPSYNFLRVLQYPATAPGDNPNAAKFPPHRNSCWVEPVNSHVIVNISDALAVLTNEVLHSGFHRVIGAPGDQAKLDKYSVLLGYRPVLNTPMKPFTSPLIPQLSEEQSSDPVQTYQE